One genomic window of Nocardioides daphniae includes the following:
- a CDS encoding YbjN domain-containing protein: protein MTTPAGVPADGPEFDAPRADFDQEAAQVVRDHLKASEIEFTEETPGVFSFALPGERKLQTPVRVDVGPHALGVHAFVCRNPDENHARVYRWLLERNLRMYAVAFAVDHDGDIYLDARLPLSSATPDDLDRLLGSVLTYADESFNTLLELGFATSIRKEWEWRRANNQPTANLEAFRGWLESGEEPQPS, encoded by the coding sequence GTGACCACTCCCGCCGGTGTGCCGGCCGACGGCCCCGAGTTCGACGCGCCCCGTGCCGACTTCGACCAGGAGGCGGCGCAGGTCGTCCGCGACCACCTGAAGGCCTCCGAGATCGAGTTCACCGAGGAGACCCCGGGCGTCTTCTCCTTCGCGCTGCCCGGCGAACGGAAGCTCCAGACGCCGGTGCGCGTCGACGTCGGACCGCACGCGCTCGGCGTGCACGCCTTCGTCTGCCGCAACCCCGACGAGAACCACGCCCGCGTCTACCGCTGGCTGCTGGAGCGCAACCTGCGGATGTACGCGGTCGCCTTCGCCGTCGACCACGACGGCGACATCTACCTCGACGCGCGGTTGCCGCTCTCGTCGGCCACGCCCGACGACCTCGACCGGCTCCTCGGCTCGGTGCTCACCTACGCCGACGAGTCGTTCAACACGCTGCTCGAGCTCGGCTTCGCCACCTCGATCCGCAAGGAGTGGGAGTGGCGCAGGGCCAACAACCAGCCCACCGCCAACCTGGAGGCGTTCCGTGGATGGCTGGAGTCGGGCGAGGAGCCCCAACCCTCCTGA
- a CDS encoding DMT family transporter, with the protein MTSRPWLPLLAAVTTLLLWASAFVGIRHLGGTISPGPLALARLSVMLLTLLVLLRGRPGRLPTRAEWPLVALGGATWFGLYNLALNEAGGRIDAATSALVVQVGPILVGLLATALLGERLTGWLLLGMAVGFGGVVLIAYASSSTPEGDVVGVLLAVVAAFSFAIGVLTQKRLLAGLPALQLTFWYALVGWAVCLPWLVPTVRELGDASPDTLWWIVYLGIFPSAIAFVCWAYALTHADAGPFSQSTFLVPFLTALMAWILLDEVPAALTFVGGALCIAGVLVARRTPRVR; encoded by the coding sequence GTGACCTCACGCCCCTGGCTCCCGCTGCTCGCCGCCGTCACGACGTTGCTGCTGTGGGCCAGCGCCTTCGTCGGGATCCGGCACCTCGGTGGCACGATCTCGCCCGGCCCGCTCGCGCTGGCCCGGCTGTCGGTGATGCTGCTGACCCTGCTGGTGCTGCTGCGCGGGCGGCCCGGCCGACTGCCCACCCGCGCCGAGTGGCCGCTGGTGGCGCTCGGCGGGGCGACCTGGTTCGGGCTCTACAACCTGGCGCTCAACGAGGCCGGTGGCCGGATCGACGCCGCGACCTCGGCGCTGGTGGTGCAGGTCGGGCCGATCCTGGTCGGCCTGCTGGCCACCGCGCTGCTGGGCGAGCGGCTCACCGGCTGGCTGCTGCTCGGCATGGCGGTCGGCTTCGGCGGCGTGGTGCTGATCGCCTACGCCTCCTCCAGCACGCCGGAGGGCGACGTGGTGGGCGTGCTGCTCGCCGTGGTCGCGGCGTTCTCGTTCGCCATCGGCGTGCTGACCCAGAAGCGGCTGCTCGCCGGGCTGCCCGCCCTGCAGCTCACGTTCTGGTACGCCCTCGTCGGCTGGGCGGTCTGCCTGCCGTGGCTGGTGCCGACCGTGCGCGAGCTCGGGGACGCCTCCCCCGACACCCTGTGGTGGATCGTCTACCTGGGGATCTTCCCGTCGGCGATCGCCTTCGTCTGCTGGGCCTACGCCCTCACCCATGCGGACGCGGGGCCGTTCTCGCAGTCGACCTTCCTGGTGCCGTTCCTGACCGCGTTGATGGCCTGGATCCTGCTCGACGAGGTGCCCGCAGCGTTGACCTTCGTGGGCGGGGCGCTGTGCATCGCCGGGGTGCTGGTGGCACGGCGTACGCCTCGGGTGCGGTGA
- a CDS encoding response regulator transcription factor, with translation MTRVLVVEDEESYSDALAYMLRKEGYEVAIAATGTEALAEFDRHGADIVLLDLMLPGVPGTEVCRQIRATSSVPVIMVSAKDDEVDKVVGLELGADDYVTKPYSPRELVARIRAVLRRGQEPELVPDTLEAGPVRMDVERHVVTVNGETQKFPLKEFELLEMFLRNPGRVLTRGQLIDRVWGSDYVGDTKTLDVHVKRLRAKLEPDPGQPQYLVTVRGLGYKLDL, from the coding sequence ATGACGCGCGTACTCGTCGTCGAGGACGAAGAGAGCTACAGCGACGCCCTGGCCTACATGCTCCGCAAGGAGGGCTACGAGGTGGCGATCGCCGCCACCGGCACCGAGGCCCTGGCCGAGTTCGACCGCCACGGGGCCGACATCGTGCTCCTCGACCTCATGCTGCCCGGCGTCCCGGGCACGGAGGTCTGCCGCCAGATCCGCGCCACCTCCAGCGTCCCGGTGATCATGGTGAGCGCCAAGGACGACGAGGTGGACAAGGTGGTGGGGCTGGAGCTCGGCGCCGACGACTACGTGACCAAGCCCTACTCCCCCCGCGAGCTCGTGGCTCGGATCCGCGCCGTCCTGCGCCGCGGCCAGGAGCCCGAGCTGGTGCCCGACACCCTCGAGGCGGGCCCGGTGCGGATGGACGTCGAGCGCCACGTGGTGACCGTCAACGGCGAGACGCAGAAGTTCCCGCTCAAGGAGTTCGAGCTCCTGGAGATGTTCCTGCGCAACCCCGGCCGGGTGCTCACCCGCGGCCAGCTGATCGACCGGGTCTGGGGCTCCGACTACGTCGGCGACACCAAGACCTTGGACGTGCACGTGAAGCGGCTGCGCGCCAAGCTCGAGCCCGACCCGGGCCAGCCGCAGTACCTGGTGACGGTGCGAGGGTTGGGCTACAAGCTCGACCTCTGA
- a CDS encoding sensor histidine kinase, whose amino-acid sequence MDPTLQASLAALIGVVVGAVGVMAWHVSDRLQHRELTPEPPVLPAGVATVLSTLRSSGVVVDEHDTVLKASAPAYALGLVRGNELVIAELADLVRQVRRDGQIRESEMTLERELAPPIMVNARVAPLGSRLVLALLEDRTRERRVEAVRRDFVANVSHELKTPVGAIKILAEAVEDASDDPEAVRRFASRMRVESDRLASLVQQVIELSRLQAVDLVETRSEVRIDQVVAEAVDTSALDAASKGISLVVRGDTGLSVSGDPKLVAAAVSNLVSNAVAYSGERTSVVVETKGLERTVEISVVDQGIGIPTDEIDRIFERFYRVDPARHRSTGGTGLGLSIVKHVAATHGGDVRVWSVQGQGSTFTLVLPRHVNADSGIITAEAPTVGDQQEGTIS is encoded by the coding sequence GTGGACCCCACCCTGCAGGCATCGCTGGCGGCGCTCATCGGCGTCGTCGTCGGCGCCGTCGGCGTCATGGCGTGGCACGTGAGCGACCGCCTCCAGCACCGTGAGCTCACCCCCGAGCCGCCCGTGCTGCCCGCCGGCGTCGCCACCGTCCTCTCGACCCTGCGCAGCTCGGGCGTGGTCGTCGACGAGCACGACACGGTGCTCAAGGCCTCGGCCCCGGCGTACGCGTTGGGCCTGGTGCGCGGCAACGAGCTGGTGATCGCCGAGCTCGCCGACCTGGTCCGGCAGGTGCGTCGCGACGGCCAGATCCGCGAGAGCGAGATGACCCTGGAGCGCGAGCTGGCCCCGCCGATCATGGTCAACGCCCGGGTCGCCCCGCTGGGCTCACGCCTGGTCCTGGCACTGCTCGAGGACCGCACCCGCGAGCGCCGCGTCGAGGCCGTGCGCCGGGACTTCGTCGCCAACGTCAGCCACGAGCTCAAGACCCCCGTCGGGGCCATCAAGATCCTGGCCGAGGCCGTCGAGGACGCCAGTGACGACCCCGAGGCCGTGCGCCGCTTCGCGAGCCGGATGCGGGTCGAGTCCGACCGGCTGGCCAGCCTGGTCCAGCAGGTCATCGAGCTCTCCCGCCTGCAGGCGGTCGACCTCGTCGAGACCCGCTCCGAGGTCCGCATCGACCAGGTCGTCGCCGAGGCGGTCGACACCTCCGCCCTCGACGCGGCCAGCAAGGGCATCTCCCTGGTCGTACGCGGTGACACCGGCCTCTCGGTCAGCGGCGACCCCAAGCTGGTCGCGGCGGCCGTCAGCAACCTGGTCTCCAACGCCGTGGCCTACTCGGGCGAGCGCACCTCGGTCGTCGTCGAGACCAAGGGCCTGGAGCGCACCGTCGAGATCTCCGTCGTCGACCAGGGCATCGGCATCCCCACCGACGAGATCGACCGCATCTTCGAGCGGTTCTACCGGGTCGACCCGGCCCGGCACCGCTCCACCGGGGGCACCGGCCTGGGCCTCTCCATCGTCAAGCACGTCGCCGCCACGCACGGGGGCGACGTCCGGGTCTGGTCGGTGCAGGGACAGGGGTCGACGTTCACCCTGGTCCTCCCCCGCCACGTCAACGCCGATTCAGGCATCATCACCGCAGAGGCCCCGACCGTCGGGGACCAGCAGGAAGGCACGATCTCATGA
- the phoU gene encoding phosphate signaling complex protein PhoU, whose product MREAFHDELESVYSDLSAICGQVKVSVERATQALLTGDATLAEQVITADADIDHRRERVEDQAFALLSLQAPVAGDLRMVVAALRMVSELERMGDLSVHIAKIARLRVPEVAVPVDQRSTVVRMAQIAEGMVDKVVRIIADRDTEGPEDLRLQEEEMDKLRRSLFTAMLGDDWPHGVEAAVDLALLGRYYERIADHALSVANRIVFVVTGQAAAVS is encoded by the coding sequence ATGCGCGAGGCATTCCACGACGAGCTCGAGTCCGTCTACTCCGACCTGTCCGCCATCTGCGGCCAGGTCAAGGTGTCGGTCGAACGAGCCACCCAGGCCCTCCTGACCGGCGACGCGACCTTGGCCGAGCAGGTGATCACTGCCGACGCCGACATCGACCACCGCCGCGAGCGGGTGGAGGACCAGGCCTTCGCCCTCCTCTCCCTGCAGGCGCCGGTCGCGGGTGACCTGCGGATGGTGGTGGCGGCCCTGCGGATGGTGAGCGAGCTCGAGCGGATGGGCGACCTCTCGGTCCACATTGCCAAGATCGCCCGGCTGCGGGTGCCCGAGGTGGCCGTCCCGGTCGACCAGCGCTCGACCGTGGTGCGGATGGCCCAGATCGCCGAGGGCATGGTCGACAAGGTCGTGCGGATCATCGCCGACCGCGACACCGAGGGGCCCGAGGACCTGCGCCTGCAGGAGGAGGAGATGGACAAGCTGCGCCGCTCCCTCTTCACCGCGATGCTCGGCGACGACTGGCCGCACGGGGTCGAGGCCGCCGTCGACCTGGCCCTGCTGGGTCGCTACTACGAGCGGATCGCCGACCACGCGCTCTCGGTCGCCAACCGGATCGTCTTCGTCGTCACGGGGCAGGCCGCCGCGGTCTCCTGA
- a CDS encoding 2-C-methyl-D-erythritol 4-phosphate cytidylyltransferase, with product MNQNSDDTLSSRDLLDLEDLHPLGLLLDEGRGSLPYALIHGEALVACAAWGLGESGVQPVDTGTSWEEIAVAGEPVVLHDPLCPMTPADFIAACVLRAVTEDVVVVAVRPVTDTVKTVDDGAVGETVDRESCVRWPRPSCCPPRWSPPCRHCPASTSRSWCRCCASTSGSSSCRRPRRPAASPMSTTSRCSRP from the coding sequence ATGAACCAGAACTCGGACGACACCCTCAGCTCGCGTGACCTCCTCGACCTCGAGGACCTGCACCCCCTGGGGCTGCTCCTCGACGAGGGGCGAGGCTCACTGCCGTACGCCCTCATCCACGGCGAGGCGCTCGTCGCCTGCGCCGCCTGGGGCCTGGGGGAGTCCGGCGTGCAGCCGGTCGACACCGGCACCAGCTGGGAGGAGATCGCCGTCGCCGGTGAGCCGGTCGTGCTCCACGACCCGCTCTGCCCGATGACCCCGGCCGACTTCATCGCCGCCTGCGTGCTGCGCGCCGTCACCGAGGACGTCGTGGTCGTCGCCGTCCGACCCGTCACCGACACCGTGAAGACGGTCGACGACGGAGCCGTCGGCGAGACGGTCGACCGTGAAAGCTGCGTGCGCTGGCCTCGCCCGTCGTGCTGCCCGCCTCGGTGGTCGCCGCCCTGCCGTCACTGCCCAGCGTCCACTTCGAGGAGCTGGTGCCGATGCTGCGCGAGCACTTCCGGGTCGAGCTCGTGCCGGCGCCCGCGCAGGCCCGCCGCGTCGCCGATGTCGACGACGTCGCGCTGCTCGAGGCCCTGA
- a CDS encoding IspD/TarI family cytidylyltransferase, which yields MSSSAPLSAPLSAPTSAPTSAPSSAIVILAAGSGSRVGAQLDGVPVNKVLLPLLDAPVLVHSVRAALATPGVRRVVVVARPGEEAQVTEALVPHLPADPESSGTPEVALVTGGATRHASERAALATLTPWVAAGEIEVVAIHDGARPLVGAALFSATVAAAAEHGGAIPVVPATGLVTADARSAPTGLAGVQTPQAFRAGLLLAAYSRAEREGFEGTDTASCVERWAEGVRIAAVPSTARNLKVTFPEDVALAAHLLRSS from the coding sequence ATGAGCAGCAGCGCCCCCCTCAGCGCCCCCCTCAGCGCCCCCACCAGCGCCCCCACCAGCGCCCCCAGCAGCGCGATCGTCATCCTGGCCGCAGGGTCGGGCTCCCGGGTCGGCGCACAGCTCGACGGCGTGCCGGTCAACAAGGTGCTGCTGCCGCTGCTCGACGCCCCGGTGCTCGTGCACTCGGTGCGCGCCGCGCTGGCCACCCCAGGCGTACGCCGCGTGGTCGTGGTCGCCCGCCCGGGCGAGGAGGCGCAGGTGACCGAGGCACTGGTGCCGCACCTGCCGGCCGACCCGGAGTCGTCCGGCACTCCGGAGGTCGCCCTGGTCACCGGCGGCGCCACCCGCCACGCCTCGGAGCGGGCCGCCCTGGCGACCCTGACGCCGTGGGTGGCGGCCGGCGAGATCGAGGTCGTCGCAATCCACGACGGCGCCCGCCCCCTGGTCGGCGCCGCGCTCTTCAGCGCCACCGTGGCGGCCGCGGCCGAGCATGGCGGGGCGATCCCGGTGGTCCCTGCGACCGGGCTGGTCACCGCCGACGCCCGGTCGGCACCGACCGGACTGGCGGGCGTCCAGACGCCGCAGGCGTTCCGCGCCGGGCTGCTGCTGGCGGCCTACTCCCGCGCCGAGCGTGAGGGCTTCGAGGGCACCGACACCGCGAGCTGCGTGGAGCGGTGGGCCGAGGGCGTACGCATCGCGGCGGTGCCGTCGACGGCGCGCAACCTCAAGGTCACCTTCCCCGAGGATGTCGCGCTCGCCGCCCACCTGCTGCGGTCGAGCTGA
- the nirD gene encoding nitrite reductase small subunit NirD, with the protein MTDETWQAVCDFEEIEVDRGVAALVHGQAIAIFRTALGAVYALANQDPFSKASVLARGILGRRGGLDFIASPVSRHSFDLLTGQCREDPSIQVAVYDVRVVDGVVEVGARRERTPVERPVRQARRAPTVRRPELPQWPPRLRRVQ; encoded by the coding sequence ATGACCGACGAGACCTGGCAGGCGGTGTGCGACTTCGAGGAGATCGAGGTCGACCGTGGGGTGGCGGCGCTGGTGCACGGGCAGGCGATCGCCATCTTCCGCACGGCCCTGGGGGCCGTGTACGCCCTCGCCAACCAGGACCCGTTCTCCAAGGCCTCGGTGCTGGCGCGCGGCATCCTGGGGCGTCGGGGCGGCCTCGACTTCATCGCCTCGCCCGTGAGCCGCCACTCCTTCGACCTGCTGACCGGGCAGTGCCGCGAGGACCCGTCGATCCAGGTCGCCGTCTACGACGTGCGCGTGGTCGACGGCGTCGTCGAGGTCGGGGCGCGCCGGGAGCGCACCCCCGTCGAGCGACCCGTCAGGCAGGCGCGGCGGGCGCCGACGGTCCGACGACCAGAGCTGCCGCAATGGCCGCCACGCCTTCGCCGCGTCCAGTGA
- the ispF gene encoding 2-C-methyl-D-erythritol 2,4-cyclodiphosphate synthase, whose product MHLGGLHWPEETVGLEGHSDADVAAHAACDALFSAAGLGDLGSNFGTSAPEWAGAAGSALLTETARRVRAAGYEIGNVAVQVIGNRPRLGPRREEAAAALSAAAGAPVTVTATTTDGLGLTGRGEGVAAIAAALVVGPSAPAAPA is encoded by the coding sequence ATGCACCTGGGCGGCCTGCACTGGCCCGAGGAGACGGTGGGGCTGGAGGGTCACTCCGACGCCGACGTGGCCGCCCACGCCGCCTGCGACGCCCTCTTCTCGGCCGCCGGCCTCGGCGACCTGGGCTCCAACTTCGGTACGTCCGCCCCCGAGTGGGCGGGCGCCGCGGGCAGCGCGCTGCTCACCGAGACCGCTCGCCGGGTGCGCGCCGCCGGCTACGAGATCGGCAACGTCGCCGTGCAGGTCATCGGCAACCGCCCCCGCCTGGGGCCGCGTCGCGAGGAGGCCGCTGCGGCGCTGAGCGCCGCCGCCGGAGCACCGGTGACGGTGACCGCCACGACCACCGACGGGCTGGGCCTCACTGGACGCGGCGAAGGCGTGGCGGCCATTGCGGCAGCTCTGGTCGTCGGACCGTCGGCGCCCGCCGCGCCTGCCTGA
- a CDS encoding molybdopterin-dependent oxidoreductase, with product MTSTRTSMRTPTRRWAVAGVVTGATGVAASQLVASLLSVRESPLVAVAEVAIRATPGPLASRAIEVLGSSAKPLLVGTIVVALLAFFAVAGWLWARRTWASVLLWVGLGAVGLGAVALRNGTAPSETLPVLTGVAVWLVAMQVFAWVLAEPAPSADEPSSDEPVADAPGRRGFLAAVATVGLLGACSGVTAQFLERRKAAVLDRRRLLRIPGVTQRTTPARARIGVPGVTPWRTENDNFYLIHTALAVPAIDPANWRLRIHGMVDREIVLTFDQLIARNLQEEWMTLNCVSNEVGGQLVGNAWWSGVMTRDLLREAGPLPGADAVLQTSDDGWTCSTPLDAMTDDRGAMIAVAMNGEPLPLEHGFPARTIVPGLYGYTSACKWVVDLEVTRFSDVQSYWTERGWAEQAPVRLASRIDVPRSGDEVPSGRLAVAGVAWQQTVGISEVQVSVDGGAWTPGRIASPSTDDTWVQWAADVRVEPGEHRVRVRAVSKAGEVQTGVERNPLPDGASGWHEVSFTAVDDDPL from the coding sequence ATGACCTCGACGCGGACCTCGATGCGCACCCCGACGCGCCGCTGGGCAGTGGCCGGCGTCGTCACCGGTGCCACCGGTGTCGCCGCGAGCCAGCTGGTCGCCTCCCTGCTCTCGGTCCGGGAGTCGCCGCTGGTGGCGGTGGCCGAGGTCGCGATCCGCGCCACCCCCGGCCCGCTGGCGAGTCGGGCGATCGAGGTGCTCGGCTCCTCGGCCAAGCCGCTGCTGGTCGGCACCATCGTCGTCGCGCTGCTGGCGTTCTTCGCGGTGGCCGGCTGGCTCTGGGCCCGCCGGACGTGGGCCTCGGTGCTGCTCTGGGTCGGCCTGGGGGCGGTCGGCCTGGGCGCGGTCGCCCTGCGCAACGGCACCGCCCCGTCGGAGACGCTGCCCGTCCTCACCGGCGTCGCGGTCTGGCTGGTCGCCATGCAGGTCTTCGCATGGGTGCTGGCGGAGCCGGCCCCCTCCGCCGACGAGCCCTCCTCCGACGAGCCGGTCGCCGACGCGCCCGGTCGCCGCGGCTTCCTGGCCGCGGTCGCGACCGTCGGTCTGCTGGGTGCCTGCTCGGGCGTCACCGCCCAGTTCCTCGAGCGCCGCAAGGCCGCCGTCCTCGACCGCCGCCGGCTGCTGCGGATCCCCGGGGTGACGCAGCGTACGACGCCGGCGCGGGCCCGCATCGGAGTGCCGGGGGTGACCCCGTGGCGCACCGAGAACGACAACTTCTACCTGATCCACACCGCACTGGCCGTTCCGGCCATCGACCCCGCCAACTGGCGCCTGCGGATCCACGGCATGGTCGACCGCGAGATCGTGCTCACCTTCGACCAGCTGATCGCCCGCAACCTCCAGGAGGAGTGGATGACGCTCAACTGCGTCTCCAACGAGGTCGGTGGCCAGCTGGTCGGCAACGCCTGGTGGAGCGGTGTGATGACGCGCGACCTGCTGCGTGAGGCCGGTCCGCTGCCCGGCGCCGACGCGGTGCTCCAGACCTCCGACGACGGCTGGACCTGCTCGACCCCGCTCGACGCGATGACGGACGACCGCGGCGCGATGATCGCCGTCGCCATGAACGGTGAGCCGCTGCCGCTGGAGCACGGCTTCCCGGCCCGCACGATCGTGCCCGGGCTCTACGGCTACACGTCGGCCTGCAAGTGGGTGGTCGACCTCGAGGTGACCCGTTTCTCCGACGTCCAGTCCTACTGGACGGAGCGTGGGTGGGCCGAGCAGGCGCCCGTACGCCTGGCCTCGCGCATCGACGTGCCGCGCTCGGGCGACGAGGTGCCGTCGGGCCGCCTCGCCGTCGCCGGTGTCGCCTGGCAGCAGACGGTCGGCATCTCCGAGGTCCAGGTCTCCGTCGACGGGGGCGCGTGGACGCCGGGTCGGATCGCCTCACCCAGCACCGACGACACCTGGGTGCAGTGGGCCGCCGACGTACGCGTGGAGCCCGGCGAGCACCGGGTGCGGGTCCGTGCGGTCAGCAAGGCCGGCGAGGTGCAGACCGGCGTCGAGCGCAACCCGCTGCCCGACGGGGCGTCGGGGTGGCACGAGGTCTCGTTCACCGCGGTCGACGACGACCCGCTCTGA
- a CDS encoding peptidase C39 family protein — MTLAVSSVPAAQAGQSAQAARKKAETTQVRHTSFDLAADFARGSRSGAVVSGDAVRLRYPKATRKLGTTTYDVGTWTSPWVDEKFAFTELIPSWQAKTPGRSLVEVQVRLRTKSGTRTTTGSWDTVARWTKDNTFFKRTSLAAQGDDLARVAVDTVKANSSAGATGWQVKVVLMRRKGAPARPQVTRVGAMTSKVVARTTTSKPGKVVGTVIDVPRYSQMTHRGHHPEWGNGGEAWCSPTSTAMVLEHYGANPAAGHAFKSGHADAVVDWTAMQTYDHGYRGTGNWAFNAAHAGSHLRRTYVTRLADLRAAEPFIKAGTPLIVSVAFAKGGLRGAPISSTAGHLMVLVGFTAKGDVVVNDPAASSNAGVRRTYDRAQFEKAWLTKSGGLTYVYED; from the coding sequence GTGACGTTGGCCGTCTCGAGCGTCCCCGCCGCCCAGGCAGGCCAGTCAGCCCAGGCTGCCAGGAAGAAGGCCGAGACCACCCAGGTCCGCCACACCTCCTTCGACCTGGCCGCCGACTTCGCCCGGGGCAGCCGCTCCGGTGCCGTCGTCTCCGGTGACGCCGTGCGCCTGCGCTACCCGAAGGCGACCCGCAAGCTGGGCACCACGACGTACGACGTCGGCACCTGGACGTCGCCGTGGGTGGACGAGAAGTTCGCCTTCACCGAGCTGATCCCCTCGTGGCAGGCGAAGACGCCCGGCCGCAGCCTGGTCGAGGTGCAGGTGCGGCTGCGGACGAAGTCCGGCACCCGCACCACCACCGGCAGCTGGGACACCGTGGCCCGCTGGACCAAGGACAACACCTTCTTCAAGCGCACGAGCCTCGCTGCGCAGGGCGACGACCTCGCCCGCGTCGCCGTCGACACCGTGAAGGCGAACTCCTCGGCCGGCGCCACCGGCTGGCAGGTGAAGGTCGTGCTGATGCGCCGCAAGGGCGCCCCGGCCCGCCCGCAGGTCACCCGCGTCGGCGCGATGACCAGCAAGGTCGTCGCCCGCACCACCACCTCGAAGCCGGGCAAGGTCGTCGGCACCGTGATCGACGTGCCCCGCTACTCGCAGATGACCCACCGCGGCCACCACCCCGAGTGGGGCAACGGCGGCGAGGCGTGGTGCTCCCCCACCTCCACCGCGATGGTGCTCGAGCACTACGGCGCCAACCCGGCAGCCGGCCACGCCTTCAAGAGCGGCCACGCCGACGCCGTCGTCGACTGGACCGCTATGCAGACCTACGACCACGGCTACCGCGGCACCGGCAACTGGGCGTTCAACGCCGCCCACGCCGGCAGCCACCTGCGCCGCACCTACGTGACCCGGCTGGCCGACCTGCGCGCCGCCGAGCCCTTCATCAAGGCCGGCACCCCGCTGATCGTCTCGGTCGCCTTCGCCAAGGGCGGCCTGCGCGGCGCCCCCATCTCCTCGACCGCCGGCCACCTGATGGTCCTGGTCGGCTTCACCGCGAAGGGCGACGTGGTCGTCAACGACCCGGCCGCGAGCAGCAACGCGGGCGTGCGCCGGACCTACGACCGGGCGCAGTTCGAGAAGGCCTGGCTGACGAAGTCCGGCGGCCTCACCTACGTCTACGAGGACTGA
- the cysS gene encoding cysteine--tRNA ligase, translating into MSLRIYDTATREVRDFVPLVEGKVGLYVCGLTVQSEPHVGHVRSGVNFDVLQRWLRVLGNDVTFIRNTTDIDDKILAKAAEQGRPWYNLAYDMHRELTKAYAALNVAAPTYEPAATGHVPEMVELIEALIERGHAYPAADGSGDVYFDVRSFADYGALTRQKVEDMEAAPDADPRGKRDPRDFALWKGWKSATEPRTASWPSPWGRGRPGWHIECSAMAAKYLGDAFDIHGGGMDLRFPHHENEQAQSRAAGQGFASYWMHNAWITTAGEKMSKSLGNSLTIPAVLQKYRGIELRYYLVQAHYRSHVEFSFEALDEAVTGFGRIESFLERVDADGRAAGGVTLADLPDAFVAAMNDDIGTPAAVAVIHDTVRAGNKALADGDDATAQRAAKEVLAMLDVFGLHPADPAWAQGAGGDTDRLTEAVDALVAGLLEQRQQARADKDFAAADAIRDRIKAAGIEIEDTPQGPRWSLGQSSTH; encoded by the coding sequence GTGAGCCTGCGCATCTACGACACCGCGACCCGAGAGGTCCGTGACTTCGTCCCCCTCGTCGAGGGCAAGGTCGGTCTGTACGTCTGCGGCCTCACCGTGCAGAGCGAGCCGCACGTCGGCCACGTCCGCTCGGGGGTCAACTTCGACGTCCTCCAGCGCTGGTTGCGCGTGCTCGGCAACGACGTCACGTTCATCCGCAACACCACCGACATCGACGACAAGATCCTCGCCAAGGCCGCCGAGCAGGGCCGTCCTTGGTACAACCTCGCCTACGACATGCACCGCGAGCTGACGAAGGCGTACGCCGCCCTCAACGTCGCCGCCCCGACCTACGAGCCCGCGGCCACCGGTCACGTGCCGGAGATGGTCGAGCTGATCGAGGCGCTGATCGAGCGCGGCCACGCCTACCCGGCGGCCGACGGCTCGGGTGACGTCTACTTCGACGTCCGCTCCTTCGCCGACTACGGCGCCCTGACCCGTCAGAAGGTCGAGGACATGGAGGCCGCCCCCGACGCGGACCCGCGCGGCAAGCGTGACCCGCGCGACTTCGCGCTGTGGAAGGGCTGGAAGTCGGCGACCGAGCCGCGTACGGCGTCGTGGCCCTCGCCCTGGGGACGCGGTCGCCCCGGCTGGCACATCGAGTGCTCGGCGATGGCGGCCAAGTACCTCGGCGACGCCTTCGACATCCACGGCGGAGGCATGGACCTGCGCTTCCCGCACCACGAGAACGAGCAGGCCCAGTCGCGCGCGGCCGGCCAGGGCTTCGCCTCCTACTGGATGCACAACGCCTGGATCACCACGGCCGGCGAGAAGATGAGCAAGTCGCTCGGCAACTCGCTCACCATCCCCGCGGTGCTGCAGAAGTACCGCGGCATCGAGCTGCGCTACTACCTGGTGCAGGCGCACTACCGCAGCCACGTCGAGTTCTCCTTCGAGGCGCTCGACGAGGCCGTCACCGGCTTCGGCCGCATCGAGTCGTTCCTGGAGCGGGTGGACGCCGACGGGCGGGCCGCGGGCGGCGTCACGCTCGCCGACCTCCCCGACGCCTTCGTCGCCGCGATGAACGACGACATCGGTACGCCGGCGGCCGTCGCGGTCATCCACGACACCGTCCGTGCGGGCAACAAGGCGCTGGCCGACGGCGACGACGCCACCGCGCAGCGCGCCGCGAAGGAGGTGCTGGCGATGCTCGACGTCTTCGGCCTGCACCCCGCCGACCCCGCCTGGGCGCAGGGTGCGGGTGGCGACACCGACCGACTCACCGAGGCGGTCGACGCCCTGGTCGCCGGCCTGCTCGAGCAGCGCCAGCAGGCCCGGGCCGACAAGGACTTCGCCGCTGCCGACGCGATCCGTGACCGGATCAAGGCAGCTGGCATCGAGATCGAGGACACTCCGCAGGGGCCGCGCTGGTCGCTGGGGCAGTCCTCCACCCACTGA